The Balneola vulgaris DSM 17893 DNA window CCTAGCTTCCAGTTCAAGAGCTTAAGCTCTGCTGCAGGTTACTTTGGTGATCCTTCTCAGTCTACTTCTACTTTCCGTACTGCGGGTTACTTCGGTCGTGTAAACTACACGTATGATAACAAGTACATTGTATCAGCAACTGCTCGTTATGATGGCTCGTCTCGTTTCGGTAGCGAAAACAAGTTTGGTTTCTTCCCAGCTGTTTCTGCTGCTTGGAGAATCATAAACGAAGACTTCATGGCTGATGTAGACGTTATTGACGATCTTAAGATAAGAGTTGGTGTTGGTGTTACAGGTAACGATGCTATCGGCAACTTCGCTTCTCGTGGACTATACGGCGGTGGTGCAAACTACGGTGGTAGCCCAGGTTTATCTCCATCTCAGGTGGCTAACCCACAACTATCTTGGGAAGAAGCTACTACCTTTAACTACGGTGTTGACTTCGCTTTATTAAATGGTCGTATTACTGGTTCTGCTGAATACTTCTTAGAAAAAACTACGAAGTTATTATTCGACCGTGCGATTCCAGGAACAACTGGATACACTGAAATCACTCAAAACGTAGGTTCTGTGAACAACAGTGGTTTTGAGATTGCAATTTCTACTACTAACTACAAAACTCAGGACTTCTCTTGGGTAACTGATTTCAACATCACTTTCCTAAAAAACGAAGTAACTGGTTTATTTGATGACTTAGATCAATTAGGTACCGACTTATTTGTTGGTGAGGCAATTGGTGTATTCTATGCTAACCGTTATGCAGGTGTTAACCCAGCTGATGGACGCCCTATGTGGTACGACATTGATGGTAACATCACATACACAAGAAGCCCAGACGATCGTGTGATCTTAGGATCTCGCCAGCCAGATAACTTTGGTGGTGTGAACAACACTTTCAACTACAAAGGCTTCCAATTAGAAACTTTCTTCCAGTGGTCGGCAGGTAATTACCTCCGTAACTCTGACCGTTTCTTCGGTGAGCGTGTAGGTAACACTGTTGATAGAAACCAGTGGGCTACAGTTAACGATCGTTGGAGACAACCAGGTGATGTAACTAGCGTTCCTGTAACATGGTACTTAAACCGTTATGGTAGAAAAGCAGACGGTACGGTTGTAAACGACGGTGCTAGCACTTACTACACTACTGGATCTAGCCACTTCATTGAAGACGCTTCTTATCTACGTTTAAAGCGTGCAAAGTTTAGCTATGCATTCGATAAGGCTGTAATCGATCAAATCGGTTTCAGATCATTAAGTCTATTTATCCAAGGAACCAACTTAATTACTTGGACAGAATTTACAGGGTATGACCCTGAAGTAACTGGCGGCAGCACCTTTGGTGACTACCCTCAGGGTAAGACATATACCTTTGGTATCAATGTTGGATTTTAATAGAAATTATAAAACTAATTAAATCATGAAGATTAGAAACTTAACATTACTACTATTCTTGTTGGTGTTTGCATCATCAGCTTGTGATAGTCTTCTAGATACTGAGCCGGCTCAATCGGTTTCAGAAGAAGATGCCATTAAAGACCTAGTAGGTGTAGAAGCCGTACTTAATGGCACTTACGACCGTTTACAAACAGCTGCTTATTACGGAGGTAATTTTATGATTGTCTCTGAAGTACTTGCAGATAACATGAAAGTTGCTGTTCAAAACTCAAACCGTTTTGTAACTGAGTGGACAAACCGCCCATTCGCACATTTCGGATTCCATAATACTGCATACGATATCATTAATAGAACAAACACTGTTCTTAAAGCTCTACCAAATGTTGGTGGAGACCAAGATAAAATTGACCAGTATACGGGTGAAGCTTTATTCATTAGAGCACTTGCACACTTCGACTTACTTAGAAGTCTTTCAAGAAACCCTAACCACTTAGTAGATGGATTCGATCTTGGTATCGTAATCAGAACTGAGCCTTTTAGTGGTGTACTTGACGAAGATGCATTCCCAAGCAGGAGTACTATTACAGATGTATACACGCAGATCAAGAAAGATCTTAACGATGCTATTGCCATCTTAGACCCTTCTACTAACCAGCGTGCTGACTTCCCATTCAAGGTTTCACAAGTAGCTGCGCAAGCACTATTATCACGTGTTCACCTTTATGAAGGCAACTACTCTGAGGCTGTAACAGCTGCTACTGATGCAATCAACAACTCTCCTGTAGGGTTAACTGGACCATCTGCGGCTGATCACCTAACTGCATTCTCTGAAGGCGCTGAGTCTTTATTAGAAATCCAGTTTACTGATGCTGAAACTAGAGGTTTAACTTCTCTTGCGGGTATGTACCGTGATGATATCGGATATGGTGACATTGTTCCTACTGATGAGCTTTTAGGCCAGTTTGAAGCAGGCGATGTTCGTTTAGACATCTTAGATGCTCCTACTGCTAGAGGTTCTGAAACTGTTCGTTACTCGCAAAAATATGCTGGTTACGATGGTACTGCCTTAGGAACTGATAATGTAATTGTTATTCGTTTGGCTGAAGTATACTTAAACAGAGCTGAAGCTTACGCTAAACAAGATACTCCAAACGAAACAGCT harbors:
- a CDS encoding RagB/SusD family nutrient uptake outer membrane protein, which translates into the protein MKIRNLTLLLFLLVFASSACDSLLDTEPAQSVSEEDAIKDLVGVEAVLNGTYDRLQTAAYYGGNFMIVSEVLADNMKVAVQNSNRFVTEWTNRPFAHFGFHNTAYDIINRTNTVLKALPNVGGDQDKIDQYTGEALFIRALAHFDLLRSLSRNPNHLVDGFDLGIVIRTEPFSGVLDEDAFPSRSTITDVYTQIKKDLNDAIAILDPSTNQRADFPFKVSQVAAQALLSRVHLYEGNYSEAVTAATDAINNSPVGLTGPSAADHLTAFSEGAESLLEIQFTDAETRGLTSLAGMYRDDIGYGDIVPTDELLGQFEAGDVRLDILDAPTARGSETVRYSQKYAGYDGTALGTDNVIVIRLAEVYLNRAEAYAKQDTPNETAALADLNLIRQQRGLAPLVGLTGQALIDAILKERRLELAFEGHRAYDLKRNGMGFPKPDEGITIPYDDYRIVAPYYEQELDANPNIVQNPGYTDNN